One segment of Stegostoma tigrinum isolate sSteTig4 chromosome 26, sSteTig4.hap1, whole genome shotgun sequence DNA contains the following:
- the LOC125463918 gene encoding beta-crystallin B2-like, with amino-acid sequence MASEQNPTPKQHPTSTAGHKITLYEQENFQGLFHEVTGPCPNLKETGLGKVGSLVVHTGPWVGYEQTGCKGEQFVFEKGEYPRWDTWTNSRKSDSLASFKPVKLDGNEHKIILYENPNFTGKKIEIIDDDVPSFHAHGYQEKVSSIRVLNGTWVGYQYPGYRGYQYLLEKRDYKDVTEFGAQKPQIQSVRRIRDMQWHQRGIFHPTN; translated from the exons ATGGCATCAGAACAAAACCCAACACCCAAGCAGCACCCCACCTCCACAGCTGGGCATAAG ATTACTCTGTATGAGCAGGAAAATTTCCAAGGCCTCTTCCATGAGGTGACTGGCCCCTGTCCCAACTTGAAAGAGACAGGACTGGGGAAAGTTGGCTCCCTTGTGGTGCACACTGGGCC atGGGTTGGCTATGAGCAGACAGGCTGCAAGGGTGAACAGTTTGTATTTGAGAAAGGAGAATATCCCCGTTGGGATACTTGGACAAACAGCCGCAAGAGCGATAGTCTTGCTTCCTTCAAACCTGTGAAACTG GATGGAAATGAACACAAGATCATACTTTATGAAAACCCTAACTTtactggaaaaaaaattgaaatcatAGATGATGATGTACCAAGTTTCCATGCTCATGGATACCAGGAGAAAGTGTCATCCATTCGTGTTTTGAATGGAAC GTGGGTTGGATACCAGTACCCAGGCTACAGAGGCTACCAGTACCTGCTTGAAAAGAGAGATTACAAGGATGTAACTGAATTTGGAGCCCAGAAACCTCAGATCCAGTCTGTCAGACGTATTAGGGATATGCAGTGGCATCAGAGGGGAATCTTTCATCCCACTAACTGA